The region AAGCATACCTTTCCCACTTATATGAAATTACGCTGGCTGAAAGTGGAGAGGAATGCCTCCAAAAAGTGGAAGAAAAAGACATAGATCTTATTCTTCTTGACATTATGATGCCGGGTATGAGTGGCTATGATGTTGCTAAAACTTTAAAGGAATCAGAAAGTACACGCCATATCCCGATCATTATGGTAACCGCACTATCTGAAAAAGAGGATCGCATTAAAAGTATTGAAGTTGGTGCCGATGATTTTCTTACAAAACCCGTAAACCGTGTGGAACTCCTAACCCGTGTAAAGTCATTGTTGCGCATCAAAAGCCTCCACGATGAGCTGGTGGCTGAAAAAGAACATCTTAAAATGCAAAACCATATTCGCAGGGTTTTGACCTCAATTATTCCCGCACTACTAAGTAGTGCGCCACCTGAACAGAAGAAAATAATCATTCGTCAAATGGTTGATATGGTAGAAGATATTGTACGTAGTTCATGCACTGATTGTGAGAAGGAAATTAAAGATTCACAAGATGTAGCCAGAATTTGCTGTGAGGCCATGAATCAACTGGGAGCCAGTTATTTTGTGGACGGTGACGGTGATCAAAGTGGGTGTTCAACAATAAAAGCACACAAGTGTCCATGGGGAGAAGAAAGTAAAATAAACCCCATTATGTGCAACCTCACTACCGGTGTATTCTCAAAGATGGTAAACGGAGTCACCGATGGAGAAGTTAACGTCAATAAAACAATGGGTAATGGGGATGACCACTGTTGTTTTGATATTTGTATAGAAGGAGAATGAGAGTTCATTCTCCTTTGAGTTTCAGGATACGGATTGCCATATGGGCAGCATTTGCCCCGTTATCAATACCAACAGCTGCAACCGGTACACCGGGTGGCATCTGTGCTGTGGACAATAATGCATCCAGCCCCCCAAGCTTTGCACCAACAGGCACCCCGATAACAGGTTTGCCAGTCTTTGATGCTATCACACCGGGAAGTGCGGCTGAAAGTCCGGCTATCGCAATGTAAACGAAAGCATCGTCCTTACCTACATATTCTTCCAGTTCATCGGGATTACGGTGGGCAGAAATTACCTGTACATCATAACTGTAATCTGTGTTGTCCAATACATTGGTTACACGATTCGAAATCGCCCTGTCCGATTCAGATCCCATAACTATTGCAATATCTACCATTTTTGTACCTCATTTTAGGGAAGATTACCTTCGCCGCTTAATTCATGTTGCCTTTCTATATTCATCTGTATAAGGAGATTGAAAATCTGCTTTACCACAGTGGAGTCTAAACCTTTTTCAATAGCAATAGACACAGCTCTTTCTATCACCACATCATTTTGCCTGTTGTCATTGATAGGAAGGTTGGCCTGGTGTTTGTATTTCAAAATATCATCTGCAAATTCAACTCTTTTTGCAATGAGTTCCACCAGTTCCCTATCAATATTCTCGATCTCCTGTCTTACATTTTCGATTGTCATAAAAACCAACAGTTCCCTGGTTTAAATTGCTCCCTCATTATTGATCTTCGTCCTTATCAGCTTTCCGCCTGTACCACCCTTTTCCCAGGCCTTTGCAACTTTGTCCAGAACGGAGCTATCTCCCATTGCCACATATGCAGGACCGGTACCAGAAAGGGTGACGCCTTCAATACCACTTTCAAGGGCTATCATCATTGGTTCGGTATCAAAACCCAAAGCACCACAATAAAGAAAACCATTTAATGTCATTGCTTTCTCAAATTCCCGATGGATAACAAGGTCATAAGCCATGTCTATCCAGGGTCCAATTAATTTTGATCTTGCTACATCAGTATCCGAACTATATGCCTTTTGAGGAGGAACAAAAACAAGTACTTCACTATCTTTCTTGATACGTTTAAAAAGGATATCTTCCCTGTTATCAGTTACTACCACACCACCAAAAAAAGATGCACAGGCATCATCGAAAGCCCCCGTGATTGTCACTCCGGATTTTTTGGCAGCTTCGACTCCCAATTTCACCATATCCAGAGGTTCCATTGATTCTTTTATGGCATCCAGAGTAGCAATAATAACAGCATTCGCCGCAGCACTGCTACTTTTTAGCCCGCTTGCATGAGGGATTTCACTTCTTGTATGTACCGTACCCTGCATTTTCAAATTAAAAAGATCGAGAGTTATGCCAACTGCATTCTCGATCAGCGTGGTATCCATATCCTCATTTTCTTCAATGCTGCCTTCTATAGGACCATCGCCCTGTGATAATTCAACCCTGGCAAAAGTCTTGAGGTCCAATCCAAAAGCTGCACCTTTCCAGGTAGAAATTGCATTGAGGATGGTGCCTGCACCCAAAGCTTGCCCATATCCTGTTACAGTCATGAAAAATCTCTCCTTATCTCAGAGTTGCTGTTCAAACATTTCTTTAAGCTTACTTATATCAGCAATAACCGATTCCCGTTCTAATTCAACGGGATTTTGCTCCCTGCTGTATTTATCCGTCAACTTGTCAATAAAATCAAGTTCAACATGAGCAGAAGTAAATTCCGGACGGTATGAAGACAAATCTTCAAGCGGTATTACTGCAACACTGCCCTTTGTAGTCTTTGCTTCCAATCCTTTAACTACAAGTGAATAATTGAATTCCAGGAAACCATATGTACGAGCCAGGTTCCTGGAGGTATCCTGAACCTGTTGTGCCCGTTTTGCATTCATACGCCGATAGGCAGCAGTTGAATCTTTATATTCCAGAAAACAGACCCTGTTTTCTCTCCACCAGACAGCATCATATTCTGCAAGAGTGGATGAATTGCGGGAAGCCAGAACATTGAACAATACACCATTTACATCCGAAATGTCCAGATTTTGTCGAAAATCATATTCAGATTCTACAATATCGGGCCTGGTGCGCAGGCTGTAAGGCTCTTGTTTTCTAAATTCCAGCATAGATGGAAATAAAGCTACCTTTTATTTAAAATTGACCAAGGAAGAGAAAAAAGGGAAATTATCTCCTTATATCCTTCTTCCCCATTTTGATATCTCCGACACCCAGGAAAGTAAACCTTGTTTCCATTGGAACACCGACCCCATGCACCTGAACATCCTTGCGGTCAACATCTATAGTAATTTCACCCTCGTCCAG is a window of Methanohalophilus mahii DSM 5219 DNA encoding:
- a CDS encoding methanogen output domain 1-containing protein, with the translated sequence MESEIPPKILIVDDEPQNLDLMEAYLSHLYEITLAESGEECLQKVEEKDIDLILLDIMMPGMSGYDVAKTLKESESTRHIPIIMVTALSEKEDRIKSIEVGADDFLTKPVNRVELLTRVKSLLRIKSLHDELVAEKEHLKMQNHIRRVLTSIIPALLSSAPPEQKKIIIRQMVDMVEDIVRSSCTDCEKEIKDSQDVARICCEAMNQLGASYFVDGDGDQSGCSTIKAHKCPWGEESKINPIMCNLTTGVFSKMVNGVTDGEVNVNKTMGNGDDHCCFDICIEGE
- a CDS encoding 5-(carboxyamino)imidazole ribonucleotide mutase; protein product: MVDIAIVMGSESDRAISNRVTNVLDNTDYSYDVQVISAHRNPDELEEYVGKDDAFVYIAIAGLSAALPGVIASKTGKPVIGVPVGAKLGGLDALLSTAQMPPGVPVAAVGIDNGANAAHMAIRILKLKGE
- a CDS encoding chorismate mutase, yielding MTIENVRQEIENIDRELVELIAKRVEFADDILKYKHQANLPINDNRQNDVVIERAVSIAIEKGLDSTVVKQIFNLLIQMNIERQHELSGEGNLP
- a CDS encoding shikimate kinase, translating into MTVTGYGQALGAGTILNAISTWKGAAFGLDLKTFARVELSQGDGPIEGSIEENEDMDTTLIENAVGITLDLFNLKMQGTVHTRSEIPHASGLKSSSAAANAVIIATLDAIKESMEPLDMVKLGVEAAKKSGVTITGAFDDACASFFGGVVVTDNREDILFKRIKKDSEVLVFVPPQKAYSSDTDVARSKLIGPWIDMAYDLVIHREFEKAMTLNGFLYCGALGFDTEPMMIALESGIEGVTLSGTGPAYVAMGDSSVLDKVAKAWEKGGTGGKLIRTKINNEGAI